Proteins from a genomic interval of Carassius auratus strain Wakin unplaced genomic scaffold, ASM336829v1 scaf_tig00216099, whole genome shotgun sequence:
- the LOC113097056 gene encoding frizzled-10-B-like, giving the protein MFAATFGLSLVLLCIVGFCSAISSIDPDRPGEGRCQEIAIPLCKDIGYNLTVMPNLMGHEDQSEAAIKLHEFAPLIEFGCHSHLKFFLCSLYAPMCTEQVSTPIPACRVMCEQARQKCSPIMEQFNFHWPKSLDCSRLPNKNDPNYLCMEAPNNGTDEPPKGSHTQPPDSRPPRPGNSQELPIKERVGKTTCSNPGKFHYVQKSESCAPKCYSNVDVYWSKGDKRFSMVWIAIWSILCFISSAFTVLTFLIDPQRFKYPERPIIFLSMSYCVYSVGFLIRLFVGVENVACDRDGGVQYIIQEGLESTGCTIVFLILYYFGMASSLWWVILTLTWFLAAGKKWGHEAIEANSSYFHLAAWAIPAIKTIMILVMRKVAGDELTGVCYVGSMDVKALTGFVLIPLSCYLIIGTSFLLSGFVALFHIRKVMKTEGENTDKLEKLMVRIGVFSVLYTVPATCVIACYFYERLNMDYWKILAGEQKCTEDSKSGEECVMKSSIPAMEIFMVKIFMLLVVGITSGMWIWTSKTLQSWQNVFSRKLKKKTRRKAACVFTGSGPYLKPHPALKGHKAKYEPAGPPATCV; this is encoded by the coding sequence ATGTTTGCTGCCACTTTTGGACTCAGCCTTGTGCTGCTGTGCATTGTCGGGTTTTGTTCTGCTATCAGCTCCATCGACCCAGACCGGCCAGGTGAAGGAAGATGCCAAGAGATCGCCATTCCACTCTGTAAGGACATTGGCTACAACTTGACAGTTATGCCGAACTTAATGGGACATGAAGATCAAAGTGAGGCAGCCATAAAGCTGCACGAGTTTGCTCCGCTGATTGAGTTCGGCTGCCACAGTCATCTGAAGTTTTTCTTGTGCTCGCTCTACGCTCCCATGTGCACGGAGCAGGTATCCACACCCATCCCAGCGTGCCGCGTAATGTGTGAGCAGGCAAGGCAGAAGTGTTCTCCAATCATGGAGCAGTTTAACTTCCACTGGCCTAAGTCACTAGACTGTTCCAGACTGCCAAATAAAAACGACCCCAATTATCTCTGTATGGAGGCACCCAACAATGGCACCGACGAGCCCCCAAAAGGCTCCCACACACAGCCACCAGACTCCCGACCCCCTCGGCCAGGTAACAGCCAAGAACTGCCAATAAAGGAAAGGGTCGGTAAGACGACATGCAGCAATCCTGGAAAGTTTCATTATGTTCAGAAGAGCGAGTCCTGTGCTCCCAAGTGTTACTCCAATGTTGATGTGTACTGGAGCAAGGGTGACAAGCGCTTCTCCATGGTGTGGATTGCCATCTGGTCCATCCTGTGCTTCATCTCCAGTGCCTTTACCGTCCTCACCTTCCTCATCGATCCACAGCGCTTCAAGTACCCCGAGCGACCCATTATCTTCTTGTCTATGTCTTATTGTGTCTACTCTGTGGGCTTTCTTATAAGACTTTTCGTGGGGGTGGAAAATGTGGCCTGTGACCGTGATGGTGGCGTTCAGTACATTATCCAGGAAGGCTTGGAAAGCACTGGCTGCACTATAGTCTTCCTCATTCTTTATTACTTCGGAATGGCCAGTTCCCTGTGGTGGGTTATTCTGACTCTCACATGGTTCCTCGCAGCTGGGAAAAAATGGGGTCATGAGGCCATCGAAGCCAACAGCAGCTACTTCCATCTAGCGGCATGGGCCATACCAGCTATTAAGACCATCATGATCCTGGTTATGAGGAAGGTAGCGGGAGATGAGCTCACAGGGGTCTGCTATGTGGGCAGCATGGATGTCAAAGCCTTGACGGGTTTTGTTCTTATTCCCCTCTCTTGCTACCTCATTATTGGCACTTCCTTTCTGCTCTCAGGGTTTGTGGCGCTCTTTCACATCCGTAAGGTCATGAAGACCGAAGGAGAGAATACGGATAAGCTGGAGAAGCTGATGGTTCGGATCGGTGTCTTCTCTGTGCTCTACACGGTCCCCGCCACTTGCGTCATCGCCTGCTATTTTTACGAGCGTCTCAACATGGATTATTGGAAAATTCTAGCAGGAGAGCAGAAGTGCACTGAGGACAGTAAGAGCGGCGAGGAGTGTGTGATGAAGAGCTCCATCCCGGCTATGGAGATCTTCATGGTTAAGATTTTTATGTTGCTGGTGGTGGGCATCACCAGTGGCATGTGGATCTGGACCTCTAAAACGCTACAGTCGTGGCAAAATGTTTTCAGCCGCAAACTTAAAAAGAAGACTAGGAGGAAGGCTGCATGTGTTTTCACAGGAAGTGGACCTTACCTCAAGCCTCATCCTGCACTGAAAGGACATAAAGCCAAGTATGAACCGGCCGGTCCTCCTGCGACCTGTGTATGA